In Geotalea uraniireducens, one genomic interval encodes:
- a CDS encoding sigma-54-dependent transcriptional regulator, which yields MNSRPLLAFPILLVDDEEEILFSTSLIFRTAGFSRVLTCNDSRQVPEILAKEEVALIILDLYMPHVSGYELLKELAGTHPQIPVIVMTAANDIEMAVDCIKAGAFDYFVKPVERSRLLTGAHRALELHQLRSQVSSLSEHLLTDRLQHEEEFAAIITRSPRMRAVFHYLEAVAVTDQPLLINGETGVGKELVANTFHRLSGRPGPFVAVNAAGLDDLMFSDTLFGHTKGAYTGADTPREGLIAKAADGTLFLDELGDLQPSSQLKLLRLLQEQEYYPLGSDSPRRTNARIVVATNRDLKAMIGDGSFRKDLFYRLTTHQVTIPPLRERRDDLPLLLDHFLDEAAAAYKKAKPTPPPELCAYLASYDFPGNLRELRAMIFDAMARHGKGVLSMTSFRAAIGSGRTAAECEPLAFLGALAAETAPAGRMPTLKEAEELLVAHALRLANGNQGIAASYLGISRQALNKRLCRSPQPE from the coding sequence ATGAACAGCCGTCCCCTACTCGCCTTCCCGATCCTGCTCGTCGACGACGAAGAGGAGATTCTCTTCAGCACCAGCCTGATCTTCCGCACCGCCGGCTTCAGCCGTGTCCTGACCTGCAACGACAGCCGCCAGGTGCCGGAGATCCTGGCCAAAGAAGAGGTAGCGCTGATCATCCTCGATCTCTATATGCCCCACGTCTCCGGCTACGAGTTGCTCAAGGAACTGGCCGGCACCCACCCCCAGATCCCGGTGATCGTCATGACCGCCGCCAACGACATCGAGATGGCGGTAGACTGCATCAAGGCAGGAGCCTTCGACTATTTCGTCAAGCCGGTGGAGCGGAGCCGGCTTTTGACCGGCGCCCACCGCGCCCTCGAACTGCATCAGCTGCGCAGCCAGGTTTCGTCCCTCAGCGAGCATCTGCTGACCGACCGGCTGCAGCATGAAGAGGAATTTGCCGCCATCATCACCCGCAGTCCCCGGATGCGGGCGGTCTTCCACTACCTGGAGGCGGTGGCGGTCACCGACCAGCCGCTGCTGATCAACGGCGAAACCGGGGTCGGCAAGGAACTGGTCGCCAACACCTTCCACCGCTTGAGCGGCCGCCCCGGCCCGTTCGTCGCGGTAAATGCCGCCGGGCTCGACGACCTGATGTTCTCCGACACCCTGTTCGGCCACACCAAGGGGGCCTATACCGGCGCCGACACCCCGCGGGAAGGGTTGATCGCCAAAGCGGCCGACGGCACCCTCTTCCTCGACGAGCTCGGCGACCTGCAGCCGTCGTCACAACTGAAACTGCTCCGGCTGCTCCAGGAGCAGGAGTATTACCCGCTCGGCTCGGACAGCCCCCGCCGGACCAACGCCCGGATCGTCGTCGCTACCAACCGCGATCTGAAGGCGATGATCGGCGACGGCAGCTTCCGCAAGGACCTCTTCTATCGGCTCACCACCCACCAGGTAACGATCCCGCCGCTCCGCGAACGGCGCGACGATTTACCGCTCCTCCTGGATCATTTCCTCGACGAGGCGGCGGCCGCTTACAAGAAAGCGAAACCTACCCCGCCGCCCGAACTTTGCGCCTACCTCGCCTCCTACGACTTCCCCGGCAATCTCCGCGAATTGCGGGCGATGATCTTCGACGCCATGGCCCGGCACGGCAAGGGGGTCCTCTCCATGACCAGTTTCCGTGCCGCAATCGGCAGCGGCCGCACCGCGGCGGAATGTGAACCGCTCGCCTTCCTCGGCGCCCTCGCCGCTGAAACCGCGCCGGCAGGCCGGATGCCAACCCTGAAGGAAGCGGAAGAGCTGCTCGTCGCTCACGCCCTCCGCCTTGCCAACGGCAACCAGGGGATCGCCGCCTCCTACCTCGGCATCAGCCGTCAGGCGCTCAACAAGCGGCTTTGCCGGAGTCCGCAGCCCGAATAG
- a CDS encoding chemotaxis protein CheW, producing MTIRAEQETGERGVGPAPREYLTFTLGNEEYGMDILKVQEIRGYDAVTRIANAPEFLKGVINLRGVIVPIVDMRIKFNLGTPTYDEFTVVIIMNVLGRVVGMVVDGVSDVVTLAAEQIRPAPELGAGLDTRYITGLGTQNGQMLILVDIEQLMGSDEMQLIDSAA from the coding sequence ATGACCATACGTGCGGAACAGGAAACGGGAGAGCGGGGAGTGGGGCCGGCACCGCGGGAATACCTCACCTTTACCCTCGGCAACGAGGAGTACGGCATGGATATTCTCAAGGTCCAGGAGATCCGCGGCTACGATGCCGTCACCCGGATCGCCAACGCCCCGGAATTCCTCAAAGGGGTGATCAACCTGCGGGGAGTGATCGTCCCGATCGTCGACATGCGGATCAAGTTCAACCTTGGCACCCCGACCTACGACGAGTTCACGGTGGTGATCATCATGAACGTGCTGGGACGGGTGGTCGGCATGGTGGTTGACGGCGTGTCGGACGTGGTCACCCTCGCTGCGGAGCAGATCAGGCCCGCCCCGGAACTGGGCGCCGGCCTCGACACCCGCTACATCACCGGGCTCGGCACCCAGAACGGCCAGATGCTGATCCTGGTCGACATCGAGCAACTGATGGGCAGCGACGAAATGCAGCTGATCGACAGCGCGGCATAA
- a CDS encoding PAS domain S-box protein, which yields MKIVKSAWTNPIFLTSLIVTGAIIVATSFFLDQAATEAEHQIRIEQEERLKTFWELLRNKGTDFRIADGKLLAGSYLINGNCDLPDKIEEIFGGTATIFMGDTRVATNVLKADGRRALGTRLQGQVYDVIFREHRAYRGEATILGIPYFTAYDPIRNNRDEIIGVLYVGIKKSDFLAGYQQRRTRIIAGAVAVNLLFILLNFLLLHERARATATLRESEAKYRTLFEASPEGLLLFTDAILDCNEQACRMFGCSRGELLGMTVAELSPLEQPDGQPSAVAIRERLDVARAGTPQRFTWLHRRCNGEPFIADVSLNAVTLKGNSIVQGTIRDVTEQRRMETVLRESEARLRAAVENLPFEFWAVDAEGRVIVQNRHSIRRWGRQLGQRPEDAGMAAEDLREWLYFKERAFAGTVIRKETTSANSGNQRWYETIAAPIYADDASCAGILGIHIDITERKETAAALERLGARYRLTLEAAGEGIYGIDREGRITFANPAAAQMLGYEMAELAGIDSHVAFHYRRADGSRYPVEECPVHQAILAGRRCHVSEDLFWRKDGSAFSVDYFSTPIRERGEIVGAVVVFSDITERKRAEDALRQHAVFLQELIDTIPNPVYYKNRDGLYLGCNRAFETFFGRPREQIIGKTSYELAPKALADYYYEMDAALYRTSGHETYETEVIDTDGNSRNVIFNKAIFREQDGSVGGLVGVMIDVTEQRRTEQALRLTQFSVDHASGNMFWVDETGRIVSVNATACNTLGYSRAELLTMTVGDLDERYPRERFAELWRERWQQIKENGGINFETTHRTSSGARLPMDVVAHFLAYQGREFIFSFARDISRRKQAEAALLESEERFHQLFAQNEDAIVFLALDSFDIIDANPAAISMTGFSRDELFNLGPWSFLASEEYQRFIGEIPQSGDQRLFQVDRATVCTKGGEKRAVSIRGKIIRLRDNEVVYCSFRDISERLRIEEDIRETQAKLIHANKMTSLGMLVSGIAHEINNPNNFISFNAGILADAWKDAAVILNDYSAEHGDFTLNGLPFSEVRTLAPRLFAGLGEGSRRIGEIVKNLKEFARNDTATLTAHFDVNRTVQTAVAMLGHIIHRFTDHFTVELASALPPARGKAQQIEQVVINLLTNALQALPDKSRSVSATTAYDAFTGRLVVTISDEGRGMTREVLDKITEPFFSTRLESGGTGLGLSISASIIKEHHGSLEFESTPGQGTTAIIRLPASGEPEGEPVRTPANASPPP from the coding sequence GTGAAGATCGTCAAGAGTGCGTGGACCAATCCGATTTTCCTTACCAGCCTGATCGTCACCGGGGCAATTATTGTCGCGACCAGCTTTTTCCTGGACCAGGCCGCTACCGAAGCCGAACACCAGATTCGCATCGAGCAGGAAGAGCGGCTGAAGACGTTCTGGGAACTCCTCCGCAACAAGGGCACCGATTTCCGGATCGCCGACGGCAAACTGCTGGCCGGCAGCTACCTCATCAACGGCAACTGCGATCTGCCGGACAAAATCGAGGAAATCTTCGGCGGTACCGCGACAATCTTCATGGGAGATACCCGCGTCGCCACCAACGTCCTCAAGGCGGATGGCCGGCGGGCGCTCGGCACCAGGCTGCAGGGGCAGGTCTACGACGTTATCTTCCGGGAGCACCGGGCGTATCGCGGCGAGGCAACGATCCTCGGCATCCCCTATTTCACCGCCTACGACCCGATCAGGAACAACCGGGACGAAATCATCGGTGTTCTCTATGTCGGGATAAAAAAGAGCGATTTCCTCGCCGGCTACCAGCAGCGCCGCACCCGTATCATTGCCGGGGCGGTGGCCGTCAACCTGCTCTTCATTCTGCTCAACTTTCTGCTGCTCCACGAACGGGCCCGGGCAACGGCCACTCTCCGGGAGAGCGAGGCAAAGTATCGCACCCTCTTCGAGGCGTCCCCCGAGGGACTCCTGCTTTTCACCGACGCCATCCTCGACTGCAACGAGCAGGCCTGCCGCATGTTCGGCTGCAGCAGGGGGGAATTGCTCGGCATGACCGTGGCAGAGCTCTCGCCGCTGGAACAGCCGGACGGCCAGCCGTCGGCGGTGGCCATCCGGGAGCGGCTCGACGTCGCCCGTGCCGGCACGCCCCAGCGTTTCACCTGGCTGCACCGGCGGTGCAACGGCGAGCCGTTCATCGCCGATGTCTCCCTGAACGCCGTCACCCTCAAGGGGAACTCCATTGTCCAGGGGACGATCCGGGACGTCACCGAACAGCGACGGATGGAAACGGTGCTCCGGGAGAGCGAAGCCCGATTGCGGGCGGCCGTCGAAAACCTCCCGTTCGAATTCTGGGCAGTCGACGCCGAAGGGCGGGTCATCGTCCAGAACCGGCACTCCATCCGCCGCTGGGGAAGACAGCTCGGCCAACGGCCGGAAGATGCCGGGATGGCGGCGGAAGACCTCCGGGAATGGCTCTATTTCAAGGAACGGGCCTTCGCCGGTACGGTAATCCGCAAGGAAACGACCTCCGCCAACTCCGGCAACCAGCGGTGGTACGAAACCATCGCCGCGCCGATCTACGCCGACGACGCCAGCTGTGCCGGCATCCTCGGCATCCATATCGACATTACCGAGCGGAAAGAGACCGCGGCGGCACTGGAACGGCTCGGCGCCCGCTACCGGCTGACGCTCGAGGCGGCCGGCGAAGGGATCTACGGCATCGACCGGGAAGGCCGGATCACCTTCGCCAACCCGGCGGCGGCCCAGATGCTCGGCTACGAGATGGCGGAGCTGGCCGGGATCGACAGTCATGTTGCCTTCCATTACCGCCGGGCTGACGGCAGCCGCTATCCCGTCGAAGAATGCCCCGTCCACCAGGCGATCCTGGCCGGCCGGCGCTGCCACGTCAGCGAGGATCTGTTCTGGCGGAAGGACGGCTCGGCCTTCTCCGTCGACTACTTCAGTACGCCGATCAGGGAGCGGGGAGAAATCGTCGGAGCGGTGGTGGTCTTTTCCGACATCACCGAGCGCAAACGGGCGGAGGATGCGCTCCGGCAACATGCCGTCTTCCTCCAGGAACTGATCGACACCATCCCGAACCCGGTCTACTACAAGAACCGCGACGGCCTTTACCTGGGGTGCAACCGGGCCTTCGAGACCTTTTTCGGCCGGCCCCGTGAACAGATCATCGGCAAGACCAGTTACGAGCTCGCCCCCAAGGCATTGGCCGATTACTACTACGAGATGGATGCCGCCCTCTACCGGACGTCCGGGCACGAGACCTACGAAACCGAAGTGATCGATACCGACGGCAACAGCCGTAACGTCATCTTCAACAAGGCAATCTTCCGTGAGCAGGACGGCTCGGTCGGCGGGCTGGTCGGAGTGATGATCGACGTTACCGAGCAGCGGCGGACCGAACAGGCGTTGCGGCTCACCCAGTTTTCCGTCGACCATGCCTCCGGGAACATGTTCTGGGTCGACGAAACGGGGCGGATCGTTTCGGTCAATGCCACCGCCTGCAACACCCTCGGCTATTCCCGCGCCGAACTGCTGACCATGACCGTCGGCGACCTCGACGAGCGTTACCCGCGCGAACGATTCGCCGAACTGTGGCGCGAGCGCTGGCAGCAGATCAAGGAAAACGGCGGGATCAACTTCGAAACGACCCACCGGACCAGCAGCGGCGCCCGGCTCCCCATGGACGTCGTCGCCCACTTCCTGGCATACCAGGGGCGGGAGTTCATCTTCTCCTTCGCCCGGGACATCAGCCGGCGAAAGCAGGCGGAAGCGGCACTGCTGGAAAGCGAGGAGCGCTTCCACCAGCTCTTCGCCCAGAATGAGGACGCCATCGTCTTCCTGGCGCTGGACAGCTTCGACATCATCGACGCCAACCCGGCGGCAATCAGCATGACCGGCTTTTCCCGCGACGAGCTGTTCAACCTCGGCCCCTGGTCGTTCCTGGCGTCGGAAGAGTACCAGCGGTTCATCGGCGAAATACCGCAGAGCGGCGACCAGCGGCTCTTCCAGGTCGATCGGGCAACCGTCTGCACCAAGGGAGGGGAAAAGCGCGCCGTTTCGATCCGCGGCAAGATTATCCGGCTGCGGGACAACGAAGTGGTCTACTGCTCGTTCCGCGACATCTCCGAACGGCTGCGCATCGAGGAAGATATCCGCGAAACCCAGGCGAAGCTGATCCACGCCAACAAGATGACCTCACTGGGGATGCTGGTTTCCGGCATTGCCCACGAAATCAACAACCCGAACAATTTCATTTCGTTCAACGCCGGCATCCTGGCCGACGCCTGGAAAGATGCCGCCGTTATTCTCAACGACTACTCCGCCGAGCATGGCGACTTTACCCTGAACGGCCTGCCGTTCAGCGAGGTCAGGACCCTGGCGCCCCGGCTCTTTGCCGGCCTCGGCGAAGGGTCGCGGCGGATCGGCGAAATCGTCAAGAACCTCAAGGAATTCGCCCGCAACGACACCGCGACCCTCACCGCCCACTTCGACGTCAACCGGACGGTCCAGACGGCGGTGGCGATGCTCGGCCATATCATTCACCGCTTTACCGACCATTTCACGGTGGAACTGGCGTCGGCGCTGCCGCCGGCCCGGGGGAAAGCCCAACAGATCGAACAGGTGGTGATCAACCTGCTGACGAACGCTCTGCAGGCGCTCCCCGACAAGTCACGGTCGGTAAGCGCCACGACGGCCTACGACGCTTTCACCGGCCGCCTCGTGGTAACGATCAGCGACGAAGGCCGCGGCATGACCAGGGAGGTCCTGGACAAGATCACCGAGCCGTTCTTCAGCACCCGACTGGAGAGTGGCGGGACCGGCCTCGGCCTGTCGATCTCCGCCAGCATCATCAAGGAACATCACGGCTCGCTGGAATTCGAATCGACCCCCGGCCAGGGGACGACCGCCATCATCCGCCTGCCGGCCAGCGGCGAGCCGGAAGGCGAGCCGGTCAGGACGCCGGCGAATGCATCTCCTCCCCCCTGA
- a CDS encoding methyl-accepting chemotaxis protein, which yields MKLTKFKDWAILTKILSISITTIVVLAAGIMLYLLPMIEKKLMHEKEVTVEDAVGVVSTLIDGYQAKVKSGELPLAEAQKRAIDNIRALRYEGNEYFFITTPEPVMIMHPIKPELDGKKVDDIKDPNGKQIFVEFAKVAKDKEKGLVDYLWPKPGSTVPVEKISYVSYNRDWNWVVGSGIYVDDVKAQINQMKWQIIIATAIFAALIFVFAWLVARRIKSALNEAIVASEHIAAGDLTCTINVASSDETGQLLQALKEMNDGLVQIVSEVRVGADSIATATEQISAGNADLSQRTEEQASALEETASSMEELTSTVKQNADNAQQANQLAVTASDVAVKGGEVISRVVNTMGAITTSSRKISDIIGVIDGIAFQTNILALNAAVEAARAGEQGRGFAVVAGEVRNLAQRSAAAAKEIKALIEDSVTKVEDGSRLVEEAGQTTQEIVTSIKRVADIMAEISAASAEQSSGIEQVNTAITQMDDVTQQNAALVEEAAAAAESLEEQARTMVHTVSRFKLNDQGSSPRRTERKEQKSAARPAAIAKAVKPAATAKPALGYSKGTAPEAAEAPLAKAVGADDDWQEF from the coding sequence ATGAAACTTACCAAATTCAAGGACTGGGCAATTCTCACCAAGATCCTCAGTATCTCCATCACCACCATCGTCGTACTGGCAGCGGGCATCATGCTCTACCTGCTGCCGATGATCGAAAAGAAGCTGATGCACGAAAAGGAAGTAACCGTGGAAGACGCGGTCGGGGTTGTCAGCACCCTGATCGACGGCTACCAGGCCAAGGTGAAGAGCGGCGAACTGCCCCTGGCCGAGGCCCAGAAACGGGCCATCGACAACATCCGTGCTCTCCGCTACGAAGGGAACGAGTACTTCTTCATCACCACCCCCGAACCGGTCATGATCATGCATCCGATCAAACCGGAACTGGACGGCAAGAAGGTCGACGATATCAAGGATCCGAACGGCAAGCAGATCTTCGTCGAATTCGCCAAGGTAGCCAAGGATAAGGAGAAGGGACTGGTCGACTACCTTTGGCCCAAGCCCGGCTCCACGGTGCCGGTGGAAAAAATCTCCTACGTCTCCTACAACCGGGACTGGAATTGGGTAGTCGGCAGCGGCATCTACGTCGATGACGTCAAGGCCCAGATCAACCAGATGAAGTGGCAGATCATCATCGCTACCGCGATCTTCGCCGCCCTGATCTTCGTCTTCGCCTGGCTGGTGGCCCGCCGGATCAAGTCCGCCCTCAACGAGGCGATCGTCGCCTCCGAACATATCGCCGCCGGCGACCTGACCTGCACGATCAATGTCGCCAGCAGCGACGAAACCGGTCAGCTGCTCCAGGCGCTGAAAGAGATGAACGACGGGCTGGTGCAGATCGTCAGCGAAGTGCGGGTCGGTGCCGACTCGATCGCCACCGCCACCGAGCAGATCTCCGCCGGCAACGCCGACCTCTCGCAACGGACCGAGGAACAGGCGTCGGCCCTCGAAGAGACCGCCTCCAGCATGGAAGAGCTGACCTCCACCGTCAAGCAGAACGCCGACAACGCCCAGCAGGCCAACCAGCTGGCCGTAACCGCCAGCGACGTGGCGGTGAAGGGGGGCGAGGTGATTTCCCGCGTCGTCAACACCATGGGGGCAATCACCACCAGTTCGCGGAAGATCTCCGACATCATCGGCGTCATCGACGGCATCGCCTTCCAGACCAACATCCTCGCCCTCAACGCCGCGGTCGAAGCGGCCCGGGCCGGCGAGCAGGGGCGCGGCTTCGCGGTCGTCGCCGGCGAAGTGCGCAACCTCGCCCAGCGGAGCGCCGCCGCCGCCAAGGAGATCAAGGCGCTGATCGAAGATTCGGTAACCAAGGTCGAGGACGGCAGCCGGCTGGTTGAAGAGGCCGGCCAGACCACCCAGGAGATCGTTACCAGCATCAAGCGGGTCGCCGACATCATGGCCGAGATCTCTGCCGCCTCCGCCGAACAGTCGAGCGGCATCGAACAGGTCAATACCGCCATCACCCAGATGGACGACGTTACCCAGCAGAACGCCGCCCTGGTGGAAGAAGCGGCCGCCGCCGCCGAATCGTTGGAAGAGCAGGCGCGGACCATGGTTCATACTGTCAGCCGCTTCAAGCTGAACGACCAGGGAAGCTCGCCGCGCCGGACCGAACGGAAAGAGCAGAAGAGCGCCGCCAGACCGGCGGCCATCGCCAAGGCGGTAAAACCGGCCGCTACAGCCAAGCCCGCCCTCGGCTACAGCAAAGGAACGGCGCCGGAAGCCGCGGAAGCCCCCTTGGCCAAGGCGGTAGGCGCCGATGACGACTGGCAGGAATTCTAG
- a CDS encoding sigma-54-dependent transcriptional regulator, which translates to METILIVDDEAFIRENTERILGAGGYQVLAAAGGAAALELLADHEVDLVLLDLNLGNEDGLELLKTLKREDPELLVIVITGYGSVESAVAALKLGAYHYMKKPFKADALRVIVKLALQTQTLKREVRNLRRGDLALFETVPMVGASRALREITDQVREVARFPASTVLISGESGTGKELVARAIHHLSERREAPFVAINCASMPEALLESELFGHEKGAFTDARQRKPGLFEEANRGTIFLDEIGEMAIASQAKLLRVLEERAIRRVGGTRSIAIDVRVVAASNRDLQEAIGAGRFREDLFYRLNVFPIRIPPLRDRREDIPLLATFYLERYSRSFSRNFQGISPEALARLTEYRWPGNIRELKNVIERICIMHDGPLLTAAQLPVEIAGSGAAPADGPPDLSLGLAAALDRFERQLIDTALARCDNNVVRAARLLGIPRSTLRYKMARFGR; encoded by the coding sequence ATGGAAACGATCCTGATCGTCGACGACGAGGCGTTCATCAGGGAGAACACCGAGCGGATCCTCGGTGCCGGCGGGTACCAGGTGCTGGCGGCGGCAGGCGGCGCGGCGGCCCTGGAGCTGCTCGCCGACCACGAGGTCGACTTGGTGCTGCTCGACCTCAACCTGGGGAACGAAGACGGTCTCGAACTCCTCAAGACCCTCAAGCGGGAAGACCCGGAGCTGCTGGTAATCGTCATCACCGGCTACGGTTCGGTGGAGAGCGCCGTCGCCGCCCTCAAGCTCGGCGCCTACCATTACATGAAGAAGCCGTTCAAGGCCGATGCCCTGCGGGTGATCGTCAAGCTGGCCCTGCAGACCCAGACCCTCAAGCGGGAAGTCCGCAACCTGCGCCGGGGCGATCTGGCGCTGTTCGAAACGGTGCCGATGGTCGGCGCCAGCCGGGCATTGCGGGAGATCACCGACCAGGTAAGGGAAGTGGCCCGGTTCCCGGCCTCGACGGTGCTCATTTCCGGCGAATCGGGCACCGGCAAGGAGTTGGTCGCCCGGGCGATCCACCATCTCTCCGAACGGCGGGAAGCCCCCTTCGTCGCCATCAACTGCGCCTCGATGCCCGAGGCGCTGCTGGAATCGGAGCTCTTCGGCCACGAGAAGGGTGCCTTTACCGACGCCCGCCAGCGCAAACCGGGACTGTTCGAGGAGGCCAACCGGGGAACCATTTTTCTCGACGAGATCGGCGAAATGGCGATCGCCAGCCAGGCCAAGCTATTGCGGGTGCTGGAAGAACGGGCAATCCGCCGCGTCGGGGGTACCCGTTCCATCGCCATCGATGTCCGGGTGGTTGCCGCCAGTAACCGGGATCTGCAGGAGGCGATCGGCGCCGGGAGGTTCCGCGAAGACCTCTTCTACCGGCTCAACGTCTTCCCGATCCGCATCCCGCCGCTCCGCGACCGGCGGGAAGATATCCCGCTGCTCGCCACCTTCTACCTGGAACGCTACAGCCGCTCTTTCTCCCGCAACTTCCAGGGGATCTCGCCCGAGGCGCTGGCCCGGCTGACGGAATACCGCTGGCCCGGCAACATCCGCGAACTGAAGAACGTCATCGAGCGGATCTGCATCATGCACGACGGACCGCTCCTGACCGCCGCCCAACTCCCCGTCGAGATCGCCGGCAGCGGCGCTGCCCCCGCCGACGGACCGCCCGACCTCTCCCTCGGTCTGGCGGCGGCCCTCGACCGTTTCGAACGGCAGCTGATCGATACCGCCCTCGCCCGCTGCGACAACAATGTGGTCAGGGCCGCCCGGCTTCTCGGCATCCCCCGCAGCACCCTCCGCTACAAAATGGCCAGATTCGGCCGCTAG
- a CDS encoding chemotaxis protein CheW, with product MSAPDPNATTDISRFNAVFFDECAEHLAELEQILLALDIANPGDEELNALFRAAHSIKGGAGIFGFSDMTVVTHELESLLDLIRTHELALTGPMVDLFLRSGDAIGMQLAGHRDGSAVDLALIDDICAQLRQCCDRQPAAPAVETSAPVPEPTPVPAPDNQRRLEIDFLPEDDLFRRGVRIENLIAELAELGELASRYEIAEADLATIDPESCLGHWHFTLDTAAPEEEIRDIFEFVADREQLRIADASPAERQETAPSPGVIPGEEPAALLGRRASDRNETAPGAFGRRGPEAESSIRVGVGKVDQLINQVGELVITQAMLAQMAGQLDPVLFENLHRGLLQLERNTRDLQQSVMSIRLVPIGIVFSRFPRLVRDLATKLGKQVELRTEGETTELDKGLIEKITDPLTHLVRNCLDHALELPEVRRAAGKDPVGTVTLRAAQIGGRIVIDVIDDGAGLNRDKILKKAAERGIPASEAMADEEVWQLIFAPGFSTAEVITDISGRGVGMDVVQRNVQALGGRIQLSSEPGRGTRVTISLPLTLAILDGLSVAVGAEKFIIPLNSIIESLQPQAEEVKTVNGRRVVLVRGEYIPLLPLHQLFNLEATVTEPERGIVVLIDVQGEKAAVLVDALLDEHQVVIKSLEENYRKVAGTAGATILGDGKVALILDVGALLEMWKD from the coding sequence ATGAGCGCCCCCGACCCTAATGCCACTACCGATATCAGCCGGTTCAACGCCGTCTTCTTCGACGAGTGCGCTGAACATCTGGCCGAACTCGAACAGATCCTCCTGGCCCTGGATATCGCCAATCCGGGCGACGAGGAACTGAACGCCCTCTTCCGGGCGGCCCACTCGATCAAGGGGGGCGCCGGGATCTTCGGCTTTTCCGACATGACGGTGGTCACCCACGAGTTGGAATCGCTCCTCGACCTGATCCGCACCCACGAGCTGGCGCTGACCGGTCCGATGGTCGATCTCTTCCTCCGGTCGGGCGATGCCATCGGCATGCAGCTGGCCGGCCATCGCGACGGCAGCGCGGTGGATCTGGCGCTGATCGACGACATCTGCGCCCAGCTTCGCCAGTGCTGCGACCGCCAGCCCGCCGCCCCGGCAGTCGAGACGTCGGCTCCCGTACCGGAGCCGACGCCGGTACCGGCTCCGGACAACCAGCGCCGCCTGGAGATCGACTTTCTGCCGGAAGACGACCTCTTTCGCCGCGGGGTACGAATCGAGAACCTGATCGCCGAACTGGCGGAACTGGGCGAACTGGCCAGCCGCTACGAAATTGCTGAAGCCGACTTGGCAACCATCGACCCCGAAAGCTGCCTGGGCCACTGGCATTTCACCCTCGATACCGCCGCCCCCGAGGAAGAGATCCGCGACATCTTCGAATTCGTCGCCGATCGCGAGCAGCTGCGGATCGCCGACGCATCGCCGGCAGAGCGGCAGGAAACGGCGCCATCCCCCGGCGTCATCCCCGGAGAAGAACCGGCAGCGCTCCTCGGCCGCCGGGCCAGCGACCGGAACGAAACAGCCCCCGGCGCCTTCGGCCGGCGCGGGCCGGAAGCCGAATCGTCGATCCGGGTCGGGGTCGGCAAGGTCGATCAGCTGATCAACCAGGTAGGCGAACTGGTCATTACCCAGGCGATGCTTGCCCAGATGGCCGGCCAGCTCGATCCGGTCCTCTTCGAAAACCTCCACCGCGGGCTGTTGCAACTGGAACGCAACACCCGCGACCTGCAGCAGAGCGTCATGTCGATCCGCCTGGTGCCGATCGGCATCGTCTTCAGCCGCTTTCCCCGGCTGGTCCGGGATCTGGCGACCAAGCTCGGCAAGCAGGTGGAACTCCGGACCGAGGGGGAGACCACCGAACTGGACAAGGGGTTGATCGAGAAGATTACCGACCCCCTCACCCACCTGGTGCGCAATTGCCTCGACCACGCCCTCGAGCTGCCGGAAGTCCGCCGCGCCGCCGGCAAGGACCCGGTCGGCACCGTCACCCTGCGGGCCGCCCAGATCGGCGGCCGGATCGTCATCGACGTCATCGACGACGGCGCCGGCCTCAACCGGGACAAAATCCTCAAAAAGGCCGCTGAACGCGGCATTCCGGCCAGCGAGGCAATGGCCGACGAGGAGGTCTGGCAACTGATCTTCGCTCCCGGCTTCTCCACCGCCGAGGTGATTACCGACATCTCCGGCCGCGGCGTCGGGATGGACGTGGTACAGAGAAACGTCCAGGCGCTCGGTGGCCGGATCCAGCTCAGCTCCGAGCCGGGACGCGGGACGCGGGTCACCATCAGCCTGCCGCTCACCCTGGCGATCCTCGACGGCCTTTCCGTCGCCGTCGGCGCAGAGAAATTCATCATCCCGCTCAACTCGATCATCGAGTCGCTGCAGCCGCAGGCCGAAGAGGTCAAGACGGTCAACGGCCGGCGGGTGGTGCTGGTCCGCGGCGAATACATCCCGCTGCTGCCGCTTCACCAGCTGTTCAACCTGGAAGCGACGGTGACCGAGCCGGAACGGGGAATCGTGGTCCTGATCGATGTCCAGGGGGAAAAGGCGGCGGTCCTGGTCGACGCCCTTTTAGACGAGCACCAGGTGGTAATCAAGAGCCTGGAGGAAAACTACCGGAAAGTCGCGGGGACCGCTGGCGCAACGATCCTGGGGGACGGCAAGGTCGCCCTGATCCTCGACGTCGGCGCCCTGCTCGAAATGTGGAAAGACTAG